AAACCATTCACTCGTAATTCAGATCGTGGTGAAAGAAAGCCATACTCTCGTGACTCAGATCGTGGTGAAAGAAAGCCATACTCTGGCAACTCAGATCGTAGCGAAAGAAAACCATTTTCTCCAAACTCAAGAGGAGAAGGTAGAAGTTCCTACGATGAAAATTCAAACCGCGGGGAACGTAAACCATTCACTCGTAATTCAGATCGTGTTGAAAGGAAGCCATTCTCTCGCGACTCAGACCGTGGAGAAAGAAAGCCATACTCTGGCAACTCAGATCGGGGTGAAAGAAAACCATACTCTCAGAACTCAAGAGGAGAAGGTAGAAGTTCCTACGGTGAAAATTCAAACCGTGGGGAGCGTAAACCGTTCACTCGTGATTCAAATCGTGGTGAAAGACGTCCTTTTTCTCCTCGCGGAAAAGAAGGATTTCGTTCCGAACGAGGGACTCATTCCTACGAAGAAGACAATTACAGAGAAGGTATCCGTGCAGGTTGGCAATCCGCAAAACTTTCTCTTTCCGAATTCGATAGACCGGAAGCACTCACCTATCACGCGTCCTGTGGAGACGGGCTTGCATTCTTATTAAAAGAAGAAGTCAAAGACGCAGGTCTAGAAATTCTCTCCGATAATAGAGGAGGAGTTTTCTTCCAGGGACCTTCTAAAAAAGTCAGAGACTTCTGCTTGAGTTCCGGTATTTCCTCCGGGATCAGTTTCGAATTATCTTCCTGGTCGGATATTCATGGACCGGACGATCTATACGAAGTCGCTGCAATGTTCCCTTTCGAGAAACTACTTTCTCCTAAGACAAAGTTCAGAATAGACGCTGCAACCAAGGATAATCTTCAAGATTCACGTTATGCGACTTACCGCTTAAAAGATGCGATCTTTGACAGATTCAGAGCACAAGGTCTGGAACTGCCTGAGGCGGATCGCGAAGAACCTGAGGTATTATTCTACCTTCGTTCCAGAATGAACCAGGTAAAATTATTCGTTGCATTACACGCACAACCTTTACAAAGGCGAGGTCACGGAAGAGAAGGTGGAGAAGCTCCACTCAGAGAGACCTTGGCCCAGGCACTTCTCCGTTTTTCAGGTTGGAAACCTGGAGAAGCATTGTACGATCCATTCTGCGGTTCCGGAACCCTATTGATAGAGGCAGCGCTCAGAATGAGAAACGGTGGCTGGGTGAATTATAAAAGTTTATCCAGATCTTCTATCTTCACTCGACTTTTCGGACCTTGCAAAGCAAAGGAAGAATGGGCTTCTAAAGAGATCCTTCTCTTCGGTTCCGATATCTCAGAAGATGCAATCGACCTAGCAAAGAAGAATGCAAAAGAAGCCGGAGTCGCTGACCTGATCCGCTGGAAAGTAGCTTCTGCGGAAGAACTGGACCCCGAGTTTGGCTTCAAAGAGGGAAAAATTGTGACCAATCCTCCATACGGAGTCCGTTTGGGAGATAAAGAATCCGTTTCCGAGCTCTATGCAAGCTGGGGAGATGCCTTGAAAAAGAATTTTTCCGGATCGTATGTGGCTATGGTAGCAGGAGATCCTTCTCTTTTAGGTTTCTTAAAACTGAAGTCCGACAAGGAACAATCCGTCACTATCGCAAAGTTAAAAGGAAAATTAGTTGCCTATCGGATCGACTAAACCAGACTCCCGGGAGAGATGAATCACCAGGAGATCCTACTCAAACTTTTAGAAGTCACAGAAAACTCCAAGGATAGTTTTCAGTTCCTGAAACTCTTCCAATCCTTGGAGCCTGAAAAATTTGCAGTCATCCATGCAAGCTCCGAGACCTTGACCGAGTCCGCAGAAGCATTCTTATTCAATTTAAAATTATTACAAAAGTTACAACTATTCCCTGTTGTCGTTCTGGAGAAGGACGGAGTCTCTTACGCGAATCTATTCTATCGCTCCCCCGCTTCCAAAATGAGTTTGGAATCCATCAAGGATTCATTAGAAGAAGGACAAGAACTTCCAGGTTCTAGAAACCTACCGGCAAAATGGTTCCGAAATCCAAGCCAACCATTGGAATCGGTTGTTTCTTCTTTAAAAGAAAAGAAAATCCCTGTATTCGTAACTGACCAAGGCGGATCCGAAATTTATCCTTACCTTTCCAATTTATGTAAAGAGTTAAGGACCAAAAAATTAATTCTTCTCACTGCAAGAAGCGGACTTTATAATTCTGCGGATAAAAAGATCTCTATCTTGGACTTCGAATCTTCTGAAACTCTCCAAAAAGAAGACGAATCGCTATTCAAAGAATGTAAAAAGATTTTTGAATATACGGGAGATCCGAATCTTCAGATCGCGATCACTTCGGCTCCGGGTCTATTAAAAGAATTATTCACTATCAAAGGTAGCGGGACTCTATTAAGAAAAAAGAATAAAATAGAATTTCATACCGATTTCCAAAAGATAGATCCAAAAAAACTGAACGAACTGATAGAAAATTCTTTCGGAAGGGGATTAAAACAAGGTTTTTGGAATAAGGAATTTTCAGGCATCGTATTAGAGTCGGAATACAAGGGATGTGCACTTCTTCAAAGCACTCCTTGGGGCACATTTCTTTCTAAATTCGCAGTGAACGAGATCGCGAGGGGAGAAGGTGTAGGAAGAGATATCTGGGACGAAATGTTAAAGAAGGCTCCGGTCCTTTTCTGGAGAGCCAGAGCGGAGAATACAATCTCCAAATGGTATACAAAGGAATGTAGCGGTCTTCAAAAAGAAGGCATCTGGATCTATTTTTGGATCGGATTACAAGAGAAAGAAATTCCTTCAGTCTGCGATTTTTTAAGAAACCTTCCGGAAGATCTGGAATCTAAACAACGGATCGATTCCTGATATGGAGAAAAATATTTTTTTATATGATGGAGACTGCGGTTTTTGTACCGGCCTTGCTTTTCGTTTGTCTGAAATTTCTTTGAACAAAGACATAAAATTTGTAAGTTTTAGAGATCTATCTCCCCAGGATCTGAAAGAAATTCATCCGGGTTTAGAACCTAAATTAGTTGCAGGGAATGTACAGCTTATCTCAGGAAGCATGAGATACCCCGGTTTTTTTGCCGTCCGAAAACTTTCTCATTCTTTAAAAGGTTGGAGATGGGTTTCTCCCATTCTATATCTACCCTTGGTTCCTTTGCTCGGAATGGTAGTTATGAGCCTATTGAAATCTATCCGATCTAAGGTTTAGTAAGAAACCTGGGAAATTATCTTCTTTAGACCTTCATAAAATACTAAACGTGCATCTAAAGCAAGTTTAGACCCTTCTCTCACTTTTTGCATTTTTTCCGGATCTGTTGCCACTGATTCGATTAGCCTGAACAGCTTTTCGGAATGGGATTCGTCCGCCTCCAGATTCACCTGGAAAAATTTTCCTTCAGGAAGGGTCATCCTGGATCTCAGATCCGAATAAGACTTATACATTCTGGAATATTCCAATTTCAGAAGATACTCGTTTGCAGGTCCAAGTGCACCTAACGCAGAATAAAAATTGGTAGTTGTTATCCTTTTCATCAGTTCCAGATACGCTCCAGTTTCAGGAAGCATATCTTCCTGAATTACCGTTTCTCCCATTTCTGAGAGAAATTTCCTAAGGATGGAAACATGAGAATCTTCCTCTTTTCCTTCTCCTAATTCTTCCCAGATATTTTCCACGAGCACTATCTTAGAAGGCACAAAATTCGTAAGAGCCGCCGTATTTAAGAACCAGTTCACGAATTCCACAGACACAAAATATTCCTGCTTCAACCAAAGAAGAAGGTCCGACTTTTCCATCCTTTCTTCTTTTTCTTCCAACCATAAATTTGCGGTCAATACAGGATGATATTTGACCTGGTCTATTAATTCTTCTCGAAACGTTTTCATCCTTCGATCCCGCTCGTTTGTTTTTCTTTTTTCAGTTTAGAATAGAGAAATCTTTCCGTTAAAAATTCTTCTCTTGTGATTCCCAATAGTTCTTGAATCAGATCCGAATAAGTCCCGAAACTTTGGGAGTAACAAAGAGGAAAACTGCTATAGTAGGAAGATAAACCCGGAGTTAAATTCCATTCTAAGAATATAGGCATTCCTTCCGAGTCCGCCTTCCAATCCAAACGAACTGCTCCGGAAGTTTTGAGTAGTTTACATAATTCTAATGAATTCTTTTGGATATACTCTGATCTTTCCGTATCCAGATCGAAATATAATTTTTCAGGCATGCTCAATTTTGTTTTGGTAATTTCTCCGTATAACTTTTCGGGAGAATTTTCCAAGCCTATCCTTGCGACCTGGCTCGCCTTATACCCACAAGTTGGTGAACCGATTACTGCCAGCGTCCATTCTTCTCCCGGCAAATACGATTCGCAGATCCAAGAGGAGTATTCTTGGAATTTCGATTGGATAAATTGTTCCAAGGCCACCCGATCAGAGATTAGATTTTCCTCTCCTACTCCGAGGCTAGAGCCTTCGAATCTGGGTTTGAAGAATACTGGGAATTCTGAGTCTAATGGAAGTCTGGAGCCACGGAATTTGGAATCCGCGTTCCGCTCCACATTCTGTGCCGTGTTTGTAGTCACTTCGACAGTATCTTTCTCGCAAATCGTCCAGGGACTGGTAGGAACACCTGCCGACGCACAAAACAATTTAGAAAGATGTTTATCCAAACTCAGATTCTGTGCGTAGGCATCGGACCCAGTATGCGGAAATCCGGAATATTCTGCAATTGCAGGAAGTAAAGCTTCTCTATTTCTGGAGCGGAAACCTTCTACCAAATGGAATAGAACAGGCCGATCCTTTGGCTCTAAGCTAGAATAATCTGAGAGTTTTTGTAGTAACTTCGACGGAAATTCAAGGATCTCCACCTTCTCCCCTAATTCTTCTAGGCAGCGTTTGATTTCCTGAACGGAATTTCGATCCTCCCATTCTTGGGTATCCTTTGGATCCAAGTCAGGAGTTTGGATATCAGCTACAATCAAAACGGACGGAGAATCTGAATTCATTTTCCAGGTTCTCCTAAAGGTCCGAGACCCTTGAATGCGGAATAGGAATTCTGTAGTAACTTTGACCAAGTATCCTCACTGATCTCAGGATAAAATTCCTCATATTCACTGTCCAAAGGCTCCGGACTCAAATGATAAGTTCCTCGAACGGCGGATCGGAACACATGATTGCGAGAAGGTTTATGAAATCCAAGATACCAATTCGGCCCAAGGTTTACCTTTCCTCCACCACCCGGAAGATCGTTCACAAATTGTGGAATTCCCATACCCGCGACTTTTCCACGCATATATTCAATTATTTGAATCCCTTTTGCAAGAGGAGTCCTAAAGCCGCGAGAACCTGGGATCAATTCCGGATCGTACATATAATATGCTCTGATCCTAAGTTCCAAAAGTTTTCGATGAAGCCTGAGCATTGTTTCCCCATCGTCATTGATCCCTTTTAAGATCACGCATTGGTTTCCCACACTCACCCCCGCCTTTAATAGCTTGAGGATAGCTTCTTTAGCTTCCGGAGTACATTCTTTCTCATGATTGAATTGAGTATTACAAAAAATCGATAAATGATCCGTATTATGGGATTCTATGATCTTACATAGATCGTTTGTGATCCTCATAGGAAGAGTCACAGGGTTCCTTGTCCCTAACCTGCAAATTTTCACATGTGGGATCTTTTCCAAATTTTCCAGGATCCAATCTATTTTGGAATCGGAAAGATTTAGAGGATCTCCACCTGAGATCACAACATCAGAAATTTCAGGATGATTTCGAATATAATCAAAACATAATTCTAGATCCGCAGTTTCCATTCTTTCAGTCGAATCGGAAACCTTTCTTCCTCTCATACAATGTCTGCAATACACCGAACATTCATGATTCGAAAAAAGTAATACTCTGTCCGGATACATATGAGTGAGCCCTTTGACTGGAGAAAGATCTTCTTCATGCAAAGGGTCCAAAGTTTCCTCCGGAGAGAAGAAGGATTCTTCCTTTCTTGGGACGATCATCTTTCGGATGGGACAATTCGGGTCTTCCGGATCGGAGAGAGATAGATAATAAGGAGTGGTCCCTACATTCAGCCGGATGGTCTCTTCGATTCCGATCTTTTCGGATTCTGTTAAGTGAAAATATTTAGGAAGGTCTTCTGCCCTTACTCTTTTTTGGAGTTGGCTTTTATAATCCGTCCAGACAAAGGAAGAATACAAACTCTTTCTAGAATCAGCAGGCGACTCTAGATCCGCTATTCCCCGGTTTTTCCCTAATCTCTCCATCCGGAACTCTTTTCCCATCCTTATGCCTATGCGGGGAAAATCAAGCGAAGGAAAAAAGGAATGCCTCGAATTCCCCGGCCAAAATATTGTCTTGCTAATGGATTGGAATCCCAAACGGGTCCGCGCACTTGCCTTCGATGTGGACGGAACCCTATTTTCTTCTGAAGGAATCATCTTAGAAACCTATGCGGAAGCAATCCGTAGATTTTCGGCCAACTCCCAGATCCCGATAGAGATCCCGGACAGAGAAAGGATCATGCTGGAGATCGGAAAACCGGTCAAAACCATCTTTTTGAACCTGGTACCGCAACTTAAAGAGTCCGAAAGAGACCAGATCTCCGACTCTGTACTGGAACTTTTGGTGTCTAAGATCCGACATGGAGAAGGCGAATTCTACCCTAAGGTCAAAGAAACCGTTACTTCCTTAAAAAATAAGGGGTATCTCATTTTAGCCGCTTCGAATGGCAGAAGACCCTATGTCGAAACAATCCTGGAAGTCTCCGGAATCCTCCCTTTATTCGACCCGATCCTGGTTTTGGACAACGATACGATCAAAACCAAGCCGGATATAGTCGCAAAATATATCAGGGATTATTCTTTTTTTCCAGACGAGATATTGATGATCGGGGACAGAAGTTCCGACCACGAGGCAGCCCGCAAAAACGGGAGCCCGTTCGCATTCTGCGCCTATGGCCACGCTCCTGAGGGAGAAATCCCGGATTGGGAAGTGAGTCTGGCCCAATTAGAAGACCTGGACCGAATATTCTAATCTATTTTCCTTGGAAAAAGTGAGAAGGCAGTTTCCGGATCAGCCGAAAATTGTATTGTGCCCGAATCGGATAAACTTAAATCGCTTCTTTATATCCTGACAGGGACACTATTCGTTTTAGTTTTATTGGATAAGTCCATAGGGAATAAGAATACCTCCTCTCCCGGACAAGAATCCCCTTCTTTCTTTTCCAAATTTAATACGATTGGAAAAACAAATCCATTATCTCCTACTTCTCCTGAAAACAAAGGGAAACAAACCCATGAACAGGTAATGGACCAAGCGGAAGATGAAATTTTAACCGAGCTGATGCAGAATGGAGAAGGCTCTTCGGAAGAACTTTCCTCCGACTCCAACGATCCGGAAGAAATGTTTATCCCTATCGTCGAAATGCCTAAACCGGAACTCGCATCGGGTCCTTCTCGCAATATTCGCTTAGATCATTCTCCAGGAGAGATCAAACTTTATTTTCTGAAGTTTTATGGAAGAGGGAATAAAGTTCATTCCAGACTAGTTCAGCTGAAAAGAAAATTCGATCACGGGGATAAGATCCTGTTTATCATGAAAGAACTCACCAAGGGACCTTCTGCAGAGGAAAAAACCCAAGGTGTTTTGAATGCACTTCCTAACAGAATGGAATATTCCAAAGAATACTCCGTGGAGAATGGAGTATTAAAACTGTATC
The Leptospira johnsonii genome window above contains:
- a CDS encoding THUMP domain-containing protein codes for the protein MRAGWQSAKLSLSEFDRPEALTYHASCGDGLAFLLKEEVKDAGLEILSDNRGGVFFQGPSKKVRDFCLSSGISSGISFELSSWSDIHGPDDLYEVAAMFPFEKLLSPKTKFRIDAATKDNLQDSRYATYRLKDAIFDRFRAQGLELPEADREEPEVLFYLRSRMNQVKLFVALHAQPLQRRGHGREGGEAPLRETLAQALLRFSGWKPGEALYDPFCGSGTLLIEAALRMRNGGWVNYKSLSRSSIFTRLFGPCKAKEEWASKEILLFGSDISEDAIDLAKKNAKEAGVADLIRWKVASAEELDPEFGFKEGKIVTNPPYGVRLGDKESVSELYASWGDALKKNFSGSYVAMVAGDPSLLGFLKLKSDKEQSVTIAKLKGKLVAYRID
- a CDS encoding acetylglutamate kinase; the encoded protein is MNHQEILLKLLEVTENSKDSFQFLKLFQSLEPEKFAVIHASSETLTESAEAFLFNLKLLQKLQLFPVVVLEKDGVSYANLFYRSPASKMSLESIKDSLEEGQELPGSRNLPAKWFRNPSQPLESVVSSLKEKKIPVFVTDQGGSEIYPYLSNLCKELRTKKLILLTARSGLYNSADKKISILDFESSETLQKEDESLFKECKKIFEYTGDPNLQIAITSAPGLLKELFTIKGSGTLLRKKNKIEFHTDFQKIDPKKLNELIENSFGRGLKQGFWNKEFSGIVLESEYKGCALLQSTPWGTFLSKFAVNEIARGEGVGRDIWDEMLKKAPVLFWRARAENTISKWYTKECSGLQKEGIWIYFWIGLQEKEIPSVCDFLRNLPEDLESKQRIDS
- a CDS encoding DCC1-like thiol-disulfide oxidoreductase family protein — its product is MEKNIFLYDGDCGFCTGLAFRLSEISLNKDIKFVSFRDLSPQDLKEIHPGLEPKLVAGNVQLISGSMRYPGFFAVRKLSHSLKGWRWVSPILYLPLVPLLGMVVMSLLKSIRSKV
- a CDS encoding iron-containing redox enzyme family protein, yielding MKTFREELIDQVKYHPVLTANLWLEEKEERMEKSDLLLWLKQEYFVSVEFVNWFLNTAALTNFVPSKIVLVENIWEELGEGKEEDSHVSILRKFLSEMGETVIQEDMLPETGAYLELMKRITTTNFYSALGALGPANEYLLKLEYSRMYKSYSDLRSRMTLPEGKFFQVNLEADESHSEKLFRLIESVATDPEKMQKVREGSKLALDARLVFYEGLKKIISQVSY
- a CDS encoding D-alanine--D-alanine ligase, producing MNSDSPSVLIVADIQTPDLDPKDTQEWEDRNSVQEIKRCLEELGEKVEILEFPSKLLQKLSDYSSLEPKDRPVLFHLVEGFRSRNREALLPAIAEYSGFPHTGSDAYAQNLSLDKHLSKLFCASAGVPTSPWTICEKDTVEVTTNTAQNVERNADSKFRGSRLPLDSEFPVFFKPRFEGSSLGVGEENLISDRVALEQFIQSKFQEYSSWICESYLPGEEWTLAVIGSPTCGYKASQVARIGLENSPEKLYGEITKTKLSMPEKLYFDLDTERSEYIQKNSLELCKLLKTSGAVRLDWKADSEGMPIFLEWNLTPGLSSYYSSFPLCYSQSFGTYSDLIQELLGITREEFLTERFLYSKLKKEKQTSGIEG
- a CDS encoding KamA family radical SAM protein, with translation MERLGKNRGIADLESPADSRKSLYSSFVWTDYKSQLQKRVRAEDLPKYFHLTESEKIGIEETIRLNVGTTPYYLSLSDPEDPNCPIRKMIVPRKEESFFSPEETLDPLHEEDLSPVKGLTHMYPDRVLLFSNHECSVYCRHCMRGRKVSDSTERMETADLELCFDYIRNHPEISDVVISGGDPLNLSDSKIDWILENLEKIPHVKICRLGTRNPVTLPMRITNDLCKIIESHNTDHLSIFCNTQFNHEKECTPEAKEAILKLLKAGVSVGNQCVILKGINDDGETMLRLHRKLLELRIRAYYMYDPELIPGSRGFRTPLAKGIQIIEYMRGKVAGMGIPQFVNDLPGGGGKVNLGPNWYLGFHKPSRNHVFRSAVRGTYHLSPEPLDSEYEEFYPEISEDTWSKLLQNSYSAFKGLGPLGEPGK
- a CDS encoding HAD family hydrolase is translated as MDWNPKRVRALAFDVDGTLFSSEGIILETYAEAIRRFSANSQIPIEIPDRERIMLEIGKPVKTIFLNLVPQLKESERDQISDSVLELLVSKIRHGEGEFYPKVKETVTSLKNKGYLILAASNGRRPYVETILEVSGILPLFDPILVLDNDTIKTKPDIVAKYIRDYSFFPDEILMIGDRSSDHEAARKNGSPFAFCAYGHAPEGEIPDWEVSLAQLEDLDRIF
- a CDS encoding GerMN domain-containing protein codes for the protein MPESDKLKSLLYILTGTLFVLVLLDKSIGNKNTSSPGQESPSFFSKFNTIGKTNPLSPTSPENKGKQTHEQVMDQAEDEILTELMQNGEGSSEELSSDSNDPEEMFIPIVEMPKPELASGPSRNIRLDHSPGEIKLYFLKFYGRGNKVHSRLVQLKRKFDHGDKILFIMKELTKGPSAEEKTQGVLNALPNRMEYSKEYSVENGVLKLYLGPDFEAGAGPELLKDRVDQICYSILENSELKGIRLFINGKQVRSLGGVGLPIPEVLTKNPRKIATL